Proteins co-encoded in one Drosophila willistoni isolate 14030-0811.24 unplaced genomic scaffold, UCI_dwil_1.1 Seg112, whole genome shotgun sequence genomic window:
- the LOC124460792 gene encoding uncharacterized protein LOC124460792 — MDKYLQIPSSTSKENENPGEKRKREAVSAVWNFFKRTRDTNIAICKLCGKTYKSSGNTTNLMDHLNRIHPEAKADGKPNKRVTISIVNPLICELHKRLNEIQCLEQQDAMAALNYVKERLPTRLFQYETSTITRIATIIDPRFKKDGFLSALNAEQASKAVEEELSIEISKLKQTPQPTPPTTTPLRCDRTGSKGGGVAVIVSKNVKHKQISNMNTHLIENGI; from the exons ATGGACAAGTATCTTCAAA TACCATCTTCAACTTCcaaggaaaatgaaaatccaggagaaaaacgcaaaagaGAAGCAGTCTCTGCGGTGTGGAATTTTTTCAAAAGGACCCGGGATACAAATATAGCCATTTGTAAGTTGTGTGGCAAAACTTATAAATCGAGCGGCAATACAACAAACCTGATGGACCATTTAAATCGAATTCATCCGGAAGCTAAGGCCGATGGAAAGC CTAACAAGCGTGTAACCATTTCGATTGTAAATCCACTTATCTGCGAGCTACACAAGCGattaaatgaaatacaatGTTTGGAACAACAGGATGCCATGGCTGCTCTAAATTACGTTAAGGAACGCCTGCCTACACGCCTCTTTCAATATGAGACAAGTACGATTACCAGGATTGCCACCATTATCGATCCTCGATTTAAAAAAGATGGCTTTTTGTCAGCCTTAAATGCCGAACAGGCTTCTAAAGCTGTAGAGGAAGAATTGTCCATCGAAATCTCAAAACTAAAGCAAACCCCTCAACCAACGCCACCAACAACAACGCCACTCAG ATGTGATAGGACTGGAAGTAAAGGCGGCGGAGTCGCTGTTATAGTCAGTAAGAATGTGAAGCACAAACAGATCTCCAATATGAACACGCATCTCATTGAAAACGGCATTTAA
- the LOC124460793 gene encoding uncharacterized protein K02A2.6-like, producing the protein MPNGAEKPIAFYSRTLSKAERNYAQIDREAIALVEGVKKFHNYFYGRTFTLITDHRPLLGIFTTSKAIPNIISNQMLRRSLFLSAYTFELVHRSGLKMCNADFLSRCPLSAASDAVSTDDVLMIEFAATPIISAEAIAAQTSKDPLLAKVSNWVLRGWPDMKLEQSDIAYPYYCRRKQLSTNKGVLIWGNRAVVPPKSRATILAALHAAHPGIVKMKALARSYVWWPNIDEEIELIVKKCIPCLQNRNDHSEAQVHHWESAKRPWSRLHIDFAGPFQGKTFLLVVDSYSK; encoded by the coding sequence ATGCCGAATGGAGCGGAGAAACCCATCGCTTTTTACTCCCGTACCTTATCCAAAGCTGAGCGAAATTATGCTCAGATTGATCGAGAAGCTATTGCCTTGGTAGAAGGAGTAAAGAAGTTCCACAACTACTTCTACGGTCGTACTTTCACACTAATCACCGATCATCGACCTCTGTTGGGTATTTTTACCACATCGAAAGCAATCCCAAACATTATTTCAAATCAGATGCTACGTCGATCTTTGTTCCTGTCAGCATATACTTTCGAGCTAGTACACCGCTCCGGATTAAAAATGTGCAATGCGGATTTTCTAAGTCGTTGTCCACTGTCAGCAGCATCGGACGCTGTTAGCACCGACGATGTGCTTATGATCGAATTTGCAGCAACGCCAATCATAAGTGCTGAGGCGATTGCCGCTCAAACATCGAAGGACCCCTTATTGGCGAAAGTATCAAACTGGGTGTTAAGGGGATGGCCTGACATGAAATTGGAGCAATCAGATATTGCATATCCATACTATTGCCGTCGGAAACAGCTCTCTACAAATAAAGGAGTTTTGATTTGGGGAAATCGCGCCGTAGTTCCACCGAAATCCAGAGCAACAATTTTAGCTGCTCTACATGCCGCTCATCCAGGCATTGTAAAAATGAAGGCGTTAGCGCGTAGCTATGTTTGGTGGCCAAACATTGACGAAGAGATTGAGCTCATTGTTAAGAAATGTATTCCATGCCTGCAGAATCGTAACGATCATTCAGAGGCACAGGTGCATCATTGGGAGTCAGCCAAGCGGCCGTGGTCCCGTCTACACATCGACtttgcaggaccttttcaaggAAAAACCTTTCTTCTGGTCGTGGATTCTTACTCAAAATGA